One Streptomyces sp. RerS4 DNA segment encodes these proteins:
- a CDS encoding ScbR family autoregulator-binding transcription factor — MVKQERAARTRESLVRAAAEVFTEEGFVTASIAAISKRAGVSAGGLHFHFGNKAALAEAVLVRASEAVRVITVSRLSGGNALQVLVDSTHDLMALLAHDPVVSAGFGLCATASARADHDGGDGFDLRRQWRRWVEAMFRAADQEGRLADGVSPDDAAAAVVAAIVGFEVLGAAEQGWFAQSSLTRYWTLMLPRIAARGSLGELVADGSRAGGSPLPVGAAD, encoded by the coding sequence ATGGTCAAGCAGGAACGTGCCGCCCGCACGCGCGAGAGTCTGGTCCGGGCCGCCGCCGAGGTGTTCACCGAAGAGGGGTTCGTCACGGCGTCGATCGCGGCCATCAGCAAACGCGCCGGCGTCAGTGCCGGGGGGCTGCACTTCCACTTCGGGAACAAGGCGGCCCTCGCCGAGGCTGTGTTGGTGCGGGCCTCCGAGGCCGTGCGGGTGATCACGGTGTCCCGGCTGTCCGGCGGGAACGCGCTCCAGGTGCTCGTCGACTCCACGCACGACCTGATGGCGCTGCTCGCCCACGACCCCGTCGTCAGCGCCGGGTTCGGGCTGTGCGCCACCGCGAGCGCGCGCGCCGACCACGACGGCGGTGACGGCTTCGACCTGCGACGGCAGTGGCGGCGCTGGGTCGAGGCCATGTTCCGCGCCGCCGACCAGGAGGGCCGGCTCGCCGACGGGGTGTCACCGGACGACGCCGCGGCCGCCGTCGTCGCGGCCATCGTCGGCTTCGAGGTGCTCGGGGCCGCCGAACAGGGTTGGTTCGCGCAGTCGTCCCTCACCCGCTACTGGACGCTGATGCTGCCGCGGATCGCCGCGCGCGGATCGCTCGGGGAACTGGTCGCCGACGGCTCCCGCGCGGGGGGCTCGCCCCTACCCGTCGGCGCCGCCGACTGA
- a CDS encoding 2-oxoacid:ferredoxin oxidoreductase subunit beta: MKDFKSDQEVRWCPGCGDYAVLAAVQGFMPELGLAKENIVFVSGIGCSSRFPYYMNTYGMHSIHGRAPAIATGLATSRRDLSVWVVTGDGDALSIGGNHLIHALRRNVNLKILLFNNRIYGLTKGQYSPTSELGKITKSTPMGSLDAPFNPVSLALGAEASFVARTVDSDRKHLTDVLRAAADHQGTALVEIYQNCNIFNDGAFEILKDKDQAQEAVIRLEHGQPIRFGTDGTKGVVRDPATGDLEVVTVTAENEHRILVHDAHATGPTTAFALSRLADADTLHHTPIGVFRDIERPVYDTLMADQLDAAVERQGKADLGALLTGNDAWTVVGG; this comes from the coding sequence ATGAAGGACTTCAAGTCGGACCAGGAGGTCCGCTGGTGTCCCGGCTGCGGTGACTACGCGGTACTGGCCGCCGTCCAGGGCTTCATGCCCGAACTCGGACTGGCCAAGGAGAACATCGTCTTCGTCTCCGGCATCGGCTGCTCCTCCCGCTTCCCGTACTACATGAACACCTACGGGATGCACTCCATCCACGGCCGCGCCCCCGCCATCGCCACCGGCCTCGCCACCTCCCGCCGCGACCTCTCCGTCTGGGTCGTCACCGGCGACGGCGACGCCCTCTCCATCGGCGGCAACCACCTCATCCACGCCCTACGCCGCAACGTCAACCTCAAGATCCTCCTCTTCAACAACAGGATCTACGGCCTCACCAAAGGCCAGTACTCCCCCACCTCCGAACTCGGCAAGATCACCAAATCCACCCCGATGGGCTCCCTCGACGCCCCCTTCAACCCCGTCTCCCTCGCCCTCGGCGCCGAGGCCTCCTTCGTCGCCCGCACCGTCGACTCCGACCGCAAACACCTCACCGACGTGCTCCGAGCCGCAGCCGACCACCAAGGCACGGCCCTCGTCGAGATCTACCAGAACTGCAACATCTTCAACGACGGCGCCTTCGAGATCCTCAAAGACAAGGACCAGGCACAGGAAGCCGTCATCCGCCTCGAACACGGGCAGCCGATCCGCTTCGGCACCGACGGAACCAAGGGCGTCGTCCGCGACCCGGCCACCGGCGACCTGGAAGTCGTCACCGTCACCGCCGAAAACGAGCACCGCATCCTGGTCCACGACGCCCACGCGACGGGCCCCACCACGGCGTTCGCCCTGTCCCGGCTCGCCGACGCCGACACCCTGCACCACACCCCCATCGGGGTCTTCCGCGACATCGAACGCCCGGTCTACGACACCCTCATGGCCGACCAGCTCGACGCCGCCGTCGAGCGGCAGGGCAAGGCGGACCTGGGCGCTCTCCTGACCGGCAACGACGCGTGGACCGTCGTCGGCGGGTGA
- a CDS encoding AfsR/SARP family transcriptional regulator, with translation MKIQVLGPLSAEVNGASIVPTAGKPRQILALLALYPGRVMPVPTLMEEIWGTDLPQSALTTLQTYILQLRRRLGTAMGPGSPAGAKDVLATRHGGYLLQIPQESVDVHEYENLVAGGQSAFDDGDDERAADLLRKALGLWQGPALVDVRVGPILDIEVLRLAESRLVATERRIDVDLRLGRHTELLAELTELIARHPQHEGLHSQAMVALYRSGRQATALDVYRRLRTRLIDELGVEPSQQLQRLHQAMLRVDPALDIVAGPRRTSTFDLYAA, from the coding sequence GTGAAGATTCAGGTTCTGGGGCCGTTGAGTGCCGAGGTCAACGGGGCATCGATCGTTCCTACGGCAGGCAAACCGCGTCAGATCCTGGCGCTCCTCGCGCTCTACCCGGGGCGGGTGATGCCCGTACCGACCCTCATGGAGGAGATCTGGGGGACCGACCTCCCCCAGAGCGCGCTCACCACCCTGCAGACGTACATCCTTCAGCTGCGCCGCCGGCTCGGCACCGCGATGGGCCCCGGGTCACCGGCCGGCGCCAAGGACGTGCTCGCCACCCGGCACGGCGGATACCTGCTCCAGATCCCGCAGGAGTCCGTGGACGTCCACGAGTACGAGAACCTCGTCGCCGGCGGCCAGAGCGCCTTCGACGACGGCGACGACGAGCGCGCGGCCGACCTGCTGCGCAAGGCCCTCGGCCTCTGGCAGGGTCCGGCCCTGGTCGACGTACGCGTCGGGCCCATCCTCGACATCGAGGTCCTGCGGCTCGCCGAGAGCCGGCTCGTGGCCACCGAGCGGCGCATCGACGTCGATCTGCGCCTCGGCCGGCACACCGAACTCCTCGCCGAGCTCACCGAACTGATCGCCCGTCACCCGCAGCACGAAGGCCTCCACTCGCAGGCCATGGTCGCCCTGTACCGTTCCGGCCGGCAGGCCACCGCACTGGACGTCTACCGCCGGCTGCGCACGCGCCTGATCGACGAGCTGGGCGTGGAGCCGTCACAGCAGTTGCAGCGCCTCCACCAGGCGATGCTGCGGGTCGACCCGGCCCTCGACATCGTCGCCGGACCGCGCCGCACCTCCACCTTCGACCTCTACGCGGCCTGA
- a CDS encoding actinorhodin polyketide synthase has translation MDRLDPTTLTRILRAWDTEEEGVDLTDDVLDLYWVELGYDCLSVFQTTGWIERRFAILLDGDALEQADTPRRYLRLVNAELDRKSRDLPAVADRLCIKR, from the coding sequence ATGGACCGGCTCGACCCCACCACCCTGACCCGCATCCTGCGGGCCTGGGACACGGAGGAGGAGGGCGTCGACCTCACCGACGACGTCCTCGATCTGTACTGGGTGGAGCTCGGCTACGACTGTCTCTCCGTCTTCCAGACCACCGGCTGGATCGAGCGAAGGTTCGCCATCCTCCTCGACGGGGACGCCCTGGAGCAGGCCGACACCCCGCGCCGCTACCTACGCCTGGTCAACGCGGAACTCGACCGGAAGTCCAGGGACCTTCCGGCGGTTGCGGACAGGCTCTGCATCAAGCGTTGA
- a CDS encoding ScbA/BarX family gamma-butyrolactone biosynthesis protein — MSASTFQVERAVADDGPPWQGAAHYLKAPHGHRYPSLTATVPKELVHRASVAEVLLTDWNRIDETHFTVTAQWPRSHSFYTPIAGGYHDPLICGETVRQIGSLLAHAEYGVPFGHAFLWWDMSLTVDPEHLQVRPTPAALDIDVHCTDVRRRGRSLAALTYETVVRREGHVVARGRLSYTCASPAVYRRLRPEHTLEADHRPLPLTAPVAPQSVGRLSPTDVVLSPLGEPNRWQLRVDTLHPVLFDHPVDHVPGMTLLEAARQAAAAALGRSSLLPIGIDSDFKRYAELDVPCVIEARVLSRAESGTYDTVYVTGRQDGEFVFGSTVTAAPQGV; from the coding sequence ATGAGTGCGAGCACGTTTCAAGTCGAGCGCGCGGTGGCCGACGACGGGCCGCCCTGGCAGGGCGCGGCCCACTACCTCAAAGCGCCGCACGGCCACCGTTACCCGTCCCTGACCGCCACCGTTCCCAAGGAATTAGTGCACCGCGCCTCGGTCGCCGAAGTACTGCTCACCGACTGGAACCGCATCGACGAAACCCACTTCACGGTCACCGCGCAGTGGCCGCGGAGCCACAGCTTCTACACGCCGATAGCCGGCGGATACCACGATCCGCTCATCTGTGGCGAGACCGTCCGACAAATCGGCAGCCTGTTGGCCCACGCCGAGTACGGTGTTCCGTTCGGCCACGCCTTCCTGTGGTGGGACATGTCCCTGACGGTCGACCCGGAGCACCTCCAGGTCCGTCCCACCCCGGCCGCCCTGGACATCGACGTGCACTGCACCGACGTCAGGAGGCGCGGGCGCAGCCTGGCCGCGCTCACCTACGAGACGGTCGTCCGCCGCGAGGGACACGTCGTGGCGCGCGGCCGGCTCTCCTACACCTGTGCCAGCCCCGCCGTGTACCGACGGCTGCGCCCGGAGCACACGTTGGAGGCGGACCACCGCCCGCTGCCGTTGACCGCTCCGGTGGCCCCGCAGAGCGTGGGACGCCTGTCCCCCACCGATGTCGTCCTGTCCCCCCTGGGTGAACCCAACCGCTGGCAGCTGCGGGTGGACACCCTTCATCCCGTCCTCTTCGACCACCCCGTCGACCACGTGCCGGGCATGACCCTGCTGGAGGCCGCCCGCCAGGCGGCGGCCGCCGCGCTCGGCCGTTCCTCCCTCCTGCCCATCGGTATCGACAGCGACTTCAAGCGGTACGCCGAACTGGACGTGCCCTGCGTGATCGAGGCGCGGGTCCTGTCCCGGGCCGAGTCCGGCACCTACGACACCGTGTACGTCACGGGGCGACAGGACGGCGAGTTCGTCTTCGGCTCCACCGTCACGGCCGCCCCGCAGGGTGTCTGA
- a CDS encoding biotin carboxylase N-terminal domain-containing protein has translation MRKVLIANRGEIAVRVARACRDAGIASVAVYADPDRDALHVRAADEAFALGGDTPAASYLDISKVLQAAADSGADAIHPGYGFLSENADFAQAVIDAGLTWIGPPPQAIRDLGDKVAARHIALRAGAPLVAGTPDPVSGADEVVAFAREHGLPIAIKAAFGGGGRGLKVARTLEEVPELYDSAVREAVAAFGRGECFVEQYLDKPRHVETQCLADSHGNVVVVSTRDCSLQRRHQKLVEEAPAPFLTEAQNAELYAASKAILKEAGYVGAGTVEFLVSADGLISFLEVNTRLQVEHPVTEEVSGIDLVREMFRIADGEALGYDDPALRGHSIEFRINGEDPGRGFLPAPGTVTTFQPPTGPGVRLDAGVESGSVIGPAWDSLLAKLIVTGATREQALQRASRALEEFRVEGMATAIPFHRAVVTDPAFAPTDGTPFTVHTRWIETEFVNDIPAFATPAAAEDGEDEESGRESLVVEVGGRRLEVTLPSSLGALAKGVPAAGGTVTKAKRRNKKNVKLVSGDTLASPMQGTIVKVAVEEGQQVNEGDLVVVLEAMKMEQPLNAHRSGTIVGLNAEVGASLTSGATICEIKA, from the coding sequence GTGCGTAAGGTGCTCATTGCGAACCGCGGCGAGATCGCTGTCCGCGTTGCTCGGGCCTGCCGGGATGCCGGGATCGCGAGCGTAGCCGTCTACGCCGATCCGGACCGGGACGCCCTGCACGTCCGCGCGGCAGACGAAGCTTTCGCGTTGGGCGGTGACACCCCGGCGGCCAGCTACCTCGACATCTCCAAGGTCCTGCAGGCCGCCGCCGACTCCGGCGCGGACGCCATCCACCCCGGATACGGCTTCCTCTCGGAGAACGCCGACTTCGCCCAGGCCGTCATCGACGCCGGACTGACCTGGATCGGCCCCCCGCCCCAGGCCATCCGCGACCTCGGCGACAAGGTCGCCGCCCGCCACATCGCCCTGCGCGCCGGCGCCCCCCTCGTCGCCGGCACTCCCGACCCCGTCTCCGGAGCCGACGAGGTCGTCGCCTTCGCCCGCGAGCACGGCCTGCCCATCGCCATCAAGGCCGCCTTCGGCGGCGGCGGCCGCGGCCTGAAGGTCGCCCGCACCCTCGAAGAGGTCCCCGAGCTCTACGACTCCGCCGTCCGCGAGGCCGTCGCCGCCTTCGGCCGGGGCGAATGCTTCGTCGAGCAGTACCTCGACAAGCCCCGCCACGTCGAAACCCAGTGCCTCGCCGACTCCCACGGCAACGTCGTCGTCGTCTCCACCCGCGACTGCTCCCTCCAGCGCCGCCATCAAAAGCTGGTGGAGGAGGCGCCGGCGCCGTTCCTGACGGAAGCCCAGAACGCCGAGCTGTACGCCGCCTCCAAGGCGATCCTGAAGGAAGCCGGCTACGTCGGCGCCGGCACGGTCGAGTTCCTGGTCTCCGCGGATGGTCTGATCTCCTTCCTGGAGGTCAACACCCGCCTCCAGGTCGAACACCCCGTCACCGAAGAGGTCTCCGGCATCGACCTCGTCCGCGAGATGTTCCGCATCGCCGACGGCGAAGCACTCGGCTACGACGATCCCGCCCTGCGCGGCCACTCCATCGAGTTCCGCATCAACGGCGAAGACCCCGGCCGCGGCTTCCTGCCCGCCCCCGGCACCGTCACCACCTTCCAACCCCCGACCGGTCCGGGCGTCCGCCTCGACGCCGGCGTCGAATCCGGCAGCGTGATCGGCCCCGCCTGGGACTCCCTCCTCGCCAAGCTCATCGTCACCGGCGCCACCCGCGAACAGGCCCTCCAGCGCGCCTCCCGCGCCCTGGAGGAGTTCCGCGTCGAAGGCATGGCCACCGCCATCCCCTTCCACCGCGCCGTCGTCACCGACCCCGCCTTCGCCCCCACCGACGGCACCCCGTTCACCGTCCACACCCGCTGGATCGAGACCGAATTCGTCAACGACATCCCCGCCTTCGCGACGCCCGCCGCCGCCGAGGACGGCGAGGACGAGGAGTCCGGTCGCGAATCGCTGGTCGTGGAGGTCGGCGGTCGCCGCCTGGAGGTGACGCTCCCGTCGTCGCTGGGCGCGCTCGCCAAGGGTGTGCCGGCCGCCGGCGGCACGGTCACCAAGGCCAAGCGCCGCAACAAGAAGAACGTCAAGCTCGTCTCCGGCGACACCCTGGCGTCCCCGATGCAGGGAACCATCGTCAAGGTCGCCGTCGAGGAGGGCCAGCAGGTCAACGAGGGCGACCTCGTCGTCGTCCTGGAGGCCATGAAGATGGAGCAGCCGCTCAACGCGCACCGCTCCGGCACCATCGTCGGCCTGAACGCCGAGGTCGGCGCCTCCCTCACCTCCGGCGCCACCATCTGCGAGATCAAGGCCTGA
- a CDS encoding AfsR/SARP family transcriptional regulator has translation MDIDVLGALAVRENGTSITPTAAKPRQVLALLALHADQVVPVAALIEELWGEEPPRSARTTLQTYVLQLRALIATALEGGDGSRTPKDVLVTLPGGYMLSSDGGTSDVREFDRLAGMGYRAMDAGDFPNAARLLREALALWSGPAFADVQGGVQLDMETRRLEETRLCALDQRIEADLRLGRHRELLAELTVLASRYRTHENLHGQFMLALHRSGRRGEALSVYQRLRSTLVRELGIEPSAALRRLQRSILMTGPENPMETPESTRKRLARVG, from the coding sequence GTGGACATCGATGTACTGGGCGCACTGGCCGTGCGGGAGAACGGGACCTCCATCACGCCGACGGCCGCCAAGCCCCGTCAGGTGCTGGCACTGCTCGCACTGCACGCGGACCAGGTGGTCCCCGTGGCCGCCCTGATCGAGGAGCTGTGGGGAGAGGAGCCGCCGCGCAGCGCCCGTACGACCCTGCAGACGTACGTACTCCAGCTGCGCGCGCTCATCGCGACCGCCCTGGAGGGCGGCGACGGGAGCCGCACGCCCAAGGACGTGCTCGTCACGCTGCCCGGCGGGTACATGCTGAGCAGTGACGGCGGAACGAGTGATGTCCGTGAATTCGACCGGCTGGCCGGGATGGGCTACCGGGCGATGGACGCGGGGGACTTCCCGAACGCGGCGCGTCTGTTGCGGGAGGCGTTGGCGTTGTGGTCGGGGCCGGCGTTCGCCGATGTGCAGGGCGGCGTACAGCTGGACATGGAGACGCGCCGGCTGGAGGAGACCCGGCTGTGCGCGCTCGATCAGCGCATCGAGGCCGACCTGCGCCTGGGCCGGCACCGCGAGCTCCTCGCCGAACTGACCGTCCTGGCCAGCCGCTACCGCACCCACGAGAACCTCCACGGCCAGTTCATGCTCGCCCTGCACCGCTCCGGCCGCCGCGGCGAAGCCCTGAGCGTCTACCAGCGGCTGCGCTCGACCCTGGTGCGCGAACTCGGCATCGAGCCGTCGGCGGCCCTGCGCCGGCTCCAGCGCTCCATCCTCATGACCGGTCCCGAAAACCCCATGGAAACCCCGGAATCGACCCGCAAGCGGCTTGCCCGCGTGGGTTGA
- a CDS encoding aromatase/cyclase translates to MSVERVHRMSFAVDAAAPAGVLYGLVADTTRWPLLVPATVHVERLDFDGIRDRYFMWAGPDGNVRQSVWRRTLDPERLRVDFHQEVPTAPVTSTAGSWSVEALAPGWSRLTLEQYVTVAGNRAGDVHQTRVETEADARATLTRIRELAERWNRLDALTLSFEDSARIEGPAEPVYAFLYEVGAWPGRVPHIARADVAEDRPGIQVVSTDTLTPDGSVHTTDSVRVCFPAAGRILHKQTRPSPLLAAHTGEWSVLPDPDGVTVVSRHDVLLDEAMVERAFGPDADLAEARRSVREALGRESEATLRLTRDHARDVAARQAERDVARAGVRALRAV, encoded by the coding sequence ATGTCTGTCGAGCGAGTACACCGGATGTCGTTCGCGGTGGACGCGGCGGCGCCGGCCGGCGTCCTGTACGGGCTGGTGGCGGACACCACCCGGTGGCCGCTGCTCGTACCGGCCACCGTCCACGTCGAACGACTGGACTTCGACGGGATCCGCGACCGCTACTTCATGTGGGCCGGCCCCGACGGGAACGTCCGGCAGTCCGTCTGGCGCCGGACGCTGGACCCGGAGCGGCTGCGCGTCGACTTCCACCAGGAGGTCCCCACCGCCCCCGTCACCTCGACCGCCGGCAGCTGGAGCGTCGAAGCGCTCGCCCCCGGCTGGTCGCGGCTGACCCTGGAGCAGTACGTCACCGTCGCCGGCAACCGCGCCGGCGACGTCCACCAGACCCGCGTCGAGACCGAGGCCGACGCCCGTGCCACGCTCACCCGCATCCGGGAACTCGCCGAGCGCTGGAACAGGCTCGACGCGCTGACCCTCTCCTTCGAGGACAGCGCACGGATCGAGGGCCCGGCCGAGCCCGTCTACGCCTTCCTCTACGAGGTGGGCGCGTGGCCCGGCCGCGTGCCGCACATCGCGCGCGCCGACGTCGCCGAGGACCGGCCCGGCATCCAGGTGGTCTCCACCGACACGCTGACCCCCGACGGCTCCGTCCACACCACGGACTCCGTCCGCGTCTGCTTCCCCGCGGCCGGCCGCATCCTCCACAAGCAGACCCGGCCCTCCCCGCTGCTCGCCGCGCACACCGGCGAGTGGTCGGTCCTCCCCGACCCCGACGGGGTCACTGTCGTCTCCCGGCACGACGTCCTGCTGGACGAGGCCATGGTGGAACGCGCCTTCGGCCCCGACGCCGACCTCGCCGAGGCCCGCCGCTCCGTGCGCGAGGCCCTCGGCCGCGAGAGCGAAGCCACCCTGCGGTTGACCCGCGACCACGCGCGGGACGTCGCCGCCCGGCAGGCGGAACGCGACGTCGCGCGCGCCGGCGTCAGGGCGCTGCGCGCGGTGTGA
- a CDS encoding 2-oxoacid:acceptor oxidoreductase subunit alpha, translating into MTETVLPPVGEKEVRRVDHVIIRFAGDSGDGMQLTGDRFTSETASFGNDLSTLPNFPAEIRAPAGTLPGVSSFQLHFADHDILTPGDAPDVLVAMNPAALKANIADVPRGAEIIVNTDEFTKRPMAKVGYETSPLEDGSLDAYRVHAVPLTTLTVEALKDFDLSRKEAERSKNMFALGLLSWMYHRPTEGTESFLRQKFAKKPDIAEANIVAFRAGWNFGETTEDFAVSYEVAPATHAFPAGTYRNISGNLALSYGLIAAARQADLPLYLGSYPITPASDILHELSKHKNFGVRTFQAEDEIAGIGAALGAAFGGALGVTTTSGPGVALKSETIGLAVSLELPLLIVDIQRGGPSTGLPTKTEQADLLQAMYGRNGEAPVPIVAPKTAADCFDATLDAARIALTYRTPVFLLSDGYLANGSEPWKVPEPADLPDLRTHFASGPNHTLADGTEVFWPYKRDPETLARPWAIPGTPGLEHRIGGIEKQDGTGNISYDPANHEFMVRTRQAKIDGIRVPDLDVDDPDGARTLVIGWGSTYGPITAAVRRLRSHGVAVARAHLRHLNPFPHNLGEVLGRYDTVVLPEMNLGQLAGLLRAKYLTNIHSVTQVNGMPFKAEQLAEAIQEATRAQ; encoded by the coding sequence ATGACCGAAACAGTCCTGCCGCCCGTGGGCGAGAAGGAAGTCCGCCGCGTCGATCACGTGATCATCCGTTTCGCGGGTGACTCGGGTGACGGCATGCAGCTGACGGGTGACCGTTTCACCTCGGAGACGGCGTCCTTCGGCAACGACCTTTCGACGCTGCCGAACTTCCCCGCCGAGATCCGCGCCCCCGCCGGGACCCTGCCGGGCGTGTCCTCGTTCCAGCTGCACTTCGCCGACCACGACATCCTCACCCCCGGCGACGCCCCGGACGTGCTGGTCGCGATGAACCCGGCGGCCCTGAAGGCCAACATCGCCGACGTCCCGCGCGGCGCGGAGATCATCGTCAACACGGACGAATTCACCAAGCGGCCGATGGCGAAGGTCGGGTACGAGACCTCCCCGCTGGAGGACGGTTCCTTGGACGCCTACCGCGTCCACGCGGTGCCGCTGACCACGCTGACGGTGGAGGCGCTCAAGGACTTCGACCTCTCGCGCAAGGAGGCCGAGCGCTCGAAGAACATGTTCGCGCTCGGGCTCCTGTCGTGGATGTACCACCGTCCGACGGAGGGCACGGAGAGCTTCCTGCGGCAGAAGTTCGCGAAGAAGCCCGACATCGCCGAGGCGAACATCGTCGCCTTCCGCGCCGGCTGGAACTTCGGCGAGACGACCGAGGACTTCGCCGTCTCCTACGAGGTCGCCCCGGCCACCCATGCCTTCCCCGCCGGCACCTACCGCAACATCTCCGGGAACCTGGCCCTGTCCTACGGTCTGATCGCGGCGGCCCGGCAGGCGGATCTGCCGCTGTACCTGGGCTCGTACCCGATCACCCCGGCCTCGGACATCCTGCACGAACTGTCGAAGCACAAGAACTTCGGCGTGCGGACCTTCCAGGCCGAGGACGAGATCGCCGGCATCGGCGCCGCCCTCGGGGCCGCCTTCGGCGGCGCGCTCGGCGTCACCACCACCTCTGGGCCCGGCGTGGCCCTGAAGTCCGAGACGATCGGCCTGGCCGTCTCCCTGGAGCTGCCGCTGCTGATCGTGGACATCCAGCGCGGTGGTCCGTCCACCGGTCTGCCCACCAAGACCGAGCAGGCCGACCTCCTCCAGGCCATGTACGGCCGCAACGGCGAGGCACCCGTCCCGATCGTCGCGCCGAAGACGGCGGCGGACTGTTTCGACGCCACGCTGGACGCGGCCCGTATCGCCCTGACCTACCGCACGCCCGTCTTCCTGCTCTCCGACGGCTACCTCGCGAACGGCTCCGAGCCGTGGAAGGTGCCGGAGCCGGCGGACCTGCCCGACCTGCGCACGCACTTCGCGTCCGGCCCGAACCACACGCTGGCCGACGGCACCGAGGTGTTCTGGCCCTACAAGCGGGACCCCGAGACCCTCGCCCGCCCCTGGGCGATCCCCGGCACCCCCGGCCTCGAACACCGCATCGGCGGCATCGAGAAGCAGGACGGCACCGGCAACATCTCGTACGACCCCGCCAACCACGAGTTCATGGTCCGCACCCGCCAGGCCAAGATCGACGGTATCCGGGTCCCCGACCTTGATGTGGACGACCCGGACGGGGCCCGCACGCTCGTCATCGGCTGGGGCTCCACGTACGGCCCCATCACCGCCGCCGTCCGCCGGCTGCGCTCACACGGCGTGGCCGTCGCCCGGGCCCACCTGCGCCACCTCAACCCCTTCCCCCACAACCTGGGCGAGGTGCTGGGGCGTTACGACACCGTGGTGCTGCCGGAGATGAACCTCGGGCAGCTCGCGGGCCTGCTGCGGGCGAAGTACCTGACGAACATCCATTCCGTCACCCAGGTCAACGGCATGCCCTTCAAGGCCGAGCAGCTGGCCGAGGCCATCCAGGAGGCCACCCGTGCCCAGTGA